One genomic region from Candidatus Omnitrophota bacterium encodes:
- a CDS encoding molybdopterin molybdotransferase MoeA encodes LGAVSSGVDVALGHILAEDLKSGYDFPPFNKSAMDGYAAHSGDLSKTPVRLKCKGIIKAGDSSKNKIRRGECIKIMTGAPVPTGADCVVMVEDTRSSCGHPCSVCEIEKNRKPVNTGALTGTSAVEILTGVEKGSNICLKGEDVRKGTAALEKGTLIRGPEIAIASGLGRDKIKVFRKPCVAVLNTGDELTEPGGTLKKGEIYNSNRAMLMSLLNGLNVKVEYLGIAADRKGSLEKLVRKGLEKDFLIITGGVSAGDYDFVPGILGKCKVKQIVHGVCMKPGKPVYFGQRGNTYVMGTPGNPVSTFVSFLLFIKPALEKMSGKTPETEFRKGELKSDFSQHPGRKHFYPVKVVEKANGYSVYPVKGYSGSADIYSLAKANAFMVVDANIRSLEKRSIVDILLW; translated from the coding sequence CTCGGCGCGGTATCGTCCGGGGTTGACGTAGCGCTCGGGCATATCCTTGCCGAAGACCTGAAATCGGGATACGATTTCCCTCCGTTCAACAAGTCCGCGATGGACGGTTATGCCGCGCATTCCGGAGACTTGAGTAAAACTCCTGTGAGGCTGAAATGCAAGGGTATTATTAAAGCCGGCGATTCCAGTAAAAACAAAATACGAAGGGGCGAGTGTATTAAAATAATGACGGGCGCGCCCGTTCCAACGGGCGCGGACTGTGTTGTCATGGTAGAGGACACGCGCTCTTCCTGCGGCCATCCCTGTTCCGTCTGTGAAATTGAAAAGAACAGGAAGCCCGTTAATACCGGCGCACTTACGGGCACAAGCGCAGTTGAAATATTAACAGGAGTTGAAAAGGGAAGTAATATCTGTCTCAAAGGCGAGGATGTAAGGAAGGGGACAGCTGCTCTTGAAAAAGGAACTCTTATAAGGGGGCCGGAAATCGCGATAGCTTCAGGACTGGGAAGAGATAAAATAAAGGTTTTCAGAAAACCCTGCGTAGCGGTTCTCAACACCGGCGATGAATTAACGGAGCCGGGAGGGACGCTTAAAAAGGGAGAAATATATAACAGCAACAGAGCAATGCTCATGAGCCTGCTGAATGGATTAAATGTAAAAGTTGAATACCTGGGTATTGCCGCCGACCGGAAGGGGAGTCTGGAAAAATTAGTAAGGAAAGGCCTGGAAAAAGATTTTCTTATTATAACGGGCGGCGTGTCGGCCGGGGATTACGACTTTGTACCCGGTATACTGGGAAAATGCAAGGTGAAACAGATAGTCCACGGTGTCTGTATGAAACCGGGCAAGCCTGTTTATTTCGGTCAAAGAGGGAATACTTATGTTATGGGTACGCCGGGAAATCCGGTTTCAACTTTTGTTTCATTTTTGCTGTTTATAAAACCCGCGCTGGAAAAAATGTCAGGAAAAACTCCCGAAACGGAATTCAGGAAAGGAGAGCTCAAGAGTGACTTCAGTCAGCATCCCGGCAGAAAACATTTCTATCCTGTTAAAGTTGTTGAAAAAGCAAACGGCTACTCGGTTTACCCGGTTAAAGGATACAGCGGTTCAGCGGACATCTATTCTCTTGCAAAGGCAAACGCATTCATGGTTGTGGATGCCAATATCAGGAGTCTGGAAAAACGAAGCATCGTGGATATATTGTTATGGTAG